From Chaetodon trifascialis isolate fChaTrf1 chromosome 1, fChaTrf1.hap1, whole genome shotgun sequence, one genomic window encodes:
- the crybgx gene encoding crystallin beta gamma X, whose protein sequence is MNIFTKVPGLAQQTSKLGSVLQRAFYGSSGRVTLFEQRNFAGRRLDLSSDCVRLSDKNFPERCNSVQVESGAWVGYEHENFRGRQYLWDMSERGEYNCYDKWCAQVDHVSSVRAVKQDNNPARAQLFERAGFSGKKMEIQDDIPNLMSRYSLNRVASIRVLGGAWAVYQEPNYRGPHYILEKRDYNNFSDWGSQNSTVGSMRRVRFN, encoded by the exons CAAGCTGGGGTCTGTGCTCCAACGTGCCTTCTACGGGTCCAGTGGGAGG GTGACCCTTTTCGAGCAGAGGAACTTCGCCGGCAGGCGGCTGGACCTGAGCTCTGACTGCGTCAGGCTCAGTGACAAGAACTTCCCAGAGAGATGTAACTCCGTGCAGGTGGAGAGCGGAGC ATGGGTCGGTTACGAGCACGAGAACTTCCGGGGCCGTCAGTACCTGTGGGACATGTCCGAGCGCGGGGAGTACAACTGCTACGACAAGTGGTGCGCTCAGGTGGACCACGTGTCCTCCGTCCGTGCCGTCAAACAG GACAACAACCCCGCCAGGGCTCAGCTGTTTGAGCGCGCCGGCTTCTCCGGTAAGAAGATGGAGATCCAGGACGACATCCCCAACCTGATGAGCCGATACAGCCTCAACAGAGTCGCCTCCATCCGCGTGCTCGGAGGAGC gtgggcGGTGTACCAGGAGCCAAACTACAGGGGGCCTCATTACATCCTGGAGAAGCGCGATTACAACAACTTCTCTGACTGGGGCAGCCAGAACAGCACCGTGGGCTCCATGCGCAGAGTCCGCTTCAACTGA
- the LOC139330727 gene encoding G2/mitotic-specific cyclin-B2-like isoform X1, with amino-acid sequence MSSVEVVAVQHPAAENPVKMVKSTAAGQRRAALGEITNFPGAAVNTKRTARAKAPAKPSCAQKDKPAAVQAVHPGDQVQAPAVPVPPVSEESADVSMTEEVEEQLCQAFSEALLAVEDVDEQDADLPQLCSQYVKDIYNYLHELEVQQAVRANYMQGYEITERMRALLVDWLVQVHSRFQLLQETLYLTVGVLDRFLQVQPVSRRKLQLVGVTAMLVACKYEEMYAPEVGDFAYITDNAYTKAQILEMEQVLLKSLNFQLGRPLPLHFLRRASKVAGSDVERHTLAKYLMELTLLDYDMVHYRPSEIAAASLCLSQLLLDGLPWSPTQQHYSTYDEAHLKPIMQHVAKNVVMVNEGKTKFQAVRNKYSSSKLMKISLLPQLKSSTIKHMAAALLNNP; translated from the exons ATGTCGTCTGTGGAAGTTGTTGCTGTG CAGCATCCAGCCGCAGAGAACCCAGTGAAAATGGTCAAAAGCACCGCAGCCGGTCAGAGGAGAGCCGCTCTTGGAGAGATCACCAACTTTCCTGGAGCGGCAGTCAACACGAAG AGAACCGCTCGAGCCAAAGCACCGGCCAAACCGTCCTGCGCCCAGAAAGATAAACCCGCCGCGGTCCAGGCGGTGCATCCGGGAGACCAGGTCCAAGCACCCGCAGTCCCCGTCCCTCCGGTTTCAGAGGAGTCGGCTGACGTGTCCATgacggaggaggtggaggagcagctgtgCCAGGCTTTCTCTGAGGCGCTGCTCGCCGTGGAGGACGTGGACGAGCAGGACGCAGACCTGCCGCAGCTCTGCTCACAATACGTCAAAGATATCTACAACTATCTGCACGAGCTGGAG GTGCAGCAGGCTGTACGAGCCAACTACATGCAGGGTTATGAAATCACGGAGCGCATGCGAGCTCTTCTGGTCGACTGGCTGGTCCAGGTTCACTCCAGgttccagctgctgcaggagactCTCTACCTCACGGTCGGCGTCCTGGATCGTTTCCTCCAG GTCCAGCCGGTCTCTCGCAGGAAGCTGCAGCTCGTCGGTGTGACCGCCATGCTGGTGGCCTGTAAATACGAGGAGATGTACGCCCCGGAGGTCGGAGACTTCGCCTACATCACAGACAACGCCTACACCAAGGCTCAGATTCTGGAGATGGAGCAGGTGCTTTTGAAGAGCCTCAACTTTCAGCTTGGACGTCCTCTTCCGTTACACTTCCTCAGACGGGCTTCTAAGGTGGCCGGG TCTGATGTAGAGAGACACACGCTGGCCAAATACCTGATGGAGCTGACCCTCCTCGACTACGACATGGTGCACTATCGGCCCTCTGAGATCGCCGCCGCTTCGCTGTGTCTCTCGCAGCTGCTGCTCGACGGGCTGCCGTGG TCTCCTACGCAGCAGCACTACTCGACTTACGACGAGGCCCACCTGAAGCCCATCATGCAGCACGTCGCCAAAAACGTTGTGATGGTGAATGAGGGGAAAACGAAGTTCCAG gctgtgagGAACAAGTACTCGAGCAGCAAACTGATGAAGATCAGCCTCCTTCCTCAGCTGAAGTCGTCCACCATCAAACACATGGCGGCTGCTCTGCTCAACAATCCCTGA
- the LOC139330727 gene encoding G2/mitotic-specific cyclin-B2-like isoform X2 — protein MSSVEVVAVHPAAENPVKMVKSTAAGQRRAALGEITNFPGAAVNTKRTARAKAPAKPSCAQKDKPAAVQAVHPGDQVQAPAVPVPPVSEESADVSMTEEVEEQLCQAFSEALLAVEDVDEQDADLPQLCSQYVKDIYNYLHELEVQQAVRANYMQGYEITERMRALLVDWLVQVHSRFQLLQETLYLTVGVLDRFLQVQPVSRRKLQLVGVTAMLVACKYEEMYAPEVGDFAYITDNAYTKAQILEMEQVLLKSLNFQLGRPLPLHFLRRASKVAGSDVERHTLAKYLMELTLLDYDMVHYRPSEIAAASLCLSQLLLDGLPWSPTQQHYSTYDEAHLKPIMQHVAKNVVMVNEGKTKFQAVRNKYSSSKLMKISLLPQLKSSTIKHMAAALLNNP, from the exons ATGTCGTCTGTGGAAGTTGTTGCTGTG CATCCAGCCGCAGAGAACCCAGTGAAAATGGTCAAAAGCACCGCAGCCGGTCAGAGGAGAGCCGCTCTTGGAGAGATCACCAACTTTCCTGGAGCGGCAGTCAACACGAAG AGAACCGCTCGAGCCAAAGCACCGGCCAAACCGTCCTGCGCCCAGAAAGATAAACCCGCCGCGGTCCAGGCGGTGCATCCGGGAGACCAGGTCCAAGCACCCGCAGTCCCCGTCCCTCCGGTTTCAGAGGAGTCGGCTGACGTGTCCATgacggaggaggtggaggagcagctgtgCCAGGCTTTCTCTGAGGCGCTGCTCGCCGTGGAGGACGTGGACGAGCAGGACGCAGACCTGCCGCAGCTCTGCTCACAATACGTCAAAGATATCTACAACTATCTGCACGAGCTGGAG GTGCAGCAGGCTGTACGAGCCAACTACATGCAGGGTTATGAAATCACGGAGCGCATGCGAGCTCTTCTGGTCGACTGGCTGGTCCAGGTTCACTCCAGgttccagctgctgcaggagactCTCTACCTCACGGTCGGCGTCCTGGATCGTTTCCTCCAG GTCCAGCCGGTCTCTCGCAGGAAGCTGCAGCTCGTCGGTGTGACCGCCATGCTGGTGGCCTGTAAATACGAGGAGATGTACGCCCCGGAGGTCGGAGACTTCGCCTACATCACAGACAACGCCTACACCAAGGCTCAGATTCTGGAGATGGAGCAGGTGCTTTTGAAGAGCCTCAACTTTCAGCTTGGACGTCCTCTTCCGTTACACTTCCTCAGACGGGCTTCTAAGGTGGCCGGG TCTGATGTAGAGAGACACACGCTGGCCAAATACCTGATGGAGCTGACCCTCCTCGACTACGACATGGTGCACTATCGGCCCTCTGAGATCGCCGCCGCTTCGCTGTGTCTCTCGCAGCTGCTGCTCGACGGGCTGCCGTGG TCTCCTACGCAGCAGCACTACTCGACTTACGACGAGGCCCACCTGAAGCCCATCATGCAGCACGTCGCCAAAAACGTTGTGATGGTGAATGAGGGGAAAACGAAGTTCCAG gctgtgagGAACAAGTACTCGAGCAGCAAACTGATGAAGATCAGCCTCCTTCCTCAGCTGAAGTCGTCCACCATCAAACACATGGCGGCTGCTCTGCTCAACAATCCCTGA